From the genome of Pelobates fuscus isolate aPelFus1 chromosome 11, aPelFus1.pri, whole genome shotgun sequence:
ACATGGCTCCCCAGTACCCTCCCTGCACCCCATAATATGACATGTCCCCCACCCACCTCCTGTGTGAGAATTTACCTCTCTGTCTGGTTCTCTAGCTGACATGATCTCTAttacaccctcaccccctccctgactACTCttttactgccccctccctctgccactttCTTTATTGGGATTCCCTGTCCAGTTCCTCCCCCAGGATCCCTCTCCTGCTCTCTACATTCTTACcatgcagcccctatcctctcCTAGCCTGCATCGCCCACCAAAATTAGATGCACTCACAGCCCCATCAAGCACACATACAGCCCCCTcaaactcacatacacacacagcccccctcaaactcacatacacacacagcccccctcaaaCAAACACGCAAAGCCCCCTCAAACAAACCTACACATGCAGCTCCCTTCAAACACATATCTTACAGcctccctcaaacacacacacacagctccccttaacacacaaagacacatatctCCCTCAAACACCTGCACATACAGTCCCACTGAAACATGCATACACGCAACTCCCCTCAAAAATACTTCCACACACATCCCccatcaaacacacacagcccgatCACACACAAACttagcacccctcaaacacacacagcccttttCAAACACATTCTTACAGCCACCTCAAACGCATATACAGCCCTCCTCaagcacacactcagatgcacccccacacacttagCACCCCTAAAATAAACACCACAACACACTTAGCACCCCTCAAATacagcaccctaaaacacacTTAAAGCACCCCTCAAACAGACATAGAGCACGCTAAAACACTTGCACATACAGCCCCCCAAACACAAACTAAGCCCCTCTTaagcacacacaaactgacctttAGTCTTATCTTTATGTGCTGCTCCATTTGTAGTAGACTCAGTTTTACCCTCAGTATTGCGCAGCCCCTTACCCCTACTCATCATATGTCTAGATCATCTGCCTTCTAACAATTCCTATTTTCTATCTCCCCTGTggcaatcaatatatatattgatttcctatagcagtcagtatgtctctatatcccctatagcagtcagtatgtccctatatcccACATAGCAGTCAGTATGTCTCTATATCCCCTATAGCAGTCAGTATGTCTCTATATCCCCCTATAGCAGTCAGTATGTCTCTATATCCCTTATAGCagtcagtatgtccctatatcccACATAGCAGTCAGTATGTCTCTATATCCCCTATAGCAGTCAGTATGTCTCTATATCCCCTATGGCAGTCAGTATGTCTCTATATCCCATATATCATCcagtatgtccctatatcccctaTAGCAGTCAGTATGTCCCTATGTCCCATATAGCAGGcagtatgtccctatatcccctaTGGCAGTCAGTATGTCCTTATATCCGATATAGCCGTCAGTATGTCTCTATATCCCATATAGCAGTCGGTATGTCTCTATATCCCATAAAGCAGTTGGTATGTCTCTATATCCCATATATCagtcagtatgtccctatatcccctatagcagtcagtatgtccctatatcccctaTAGCAGTCAGTATGTCCCTATGTCCCATATAGCAGTCGGTATGTCTCTATATCccatatatcagtcagtcagtatgtccctatatcccctatagccgtcagtatgtccctatatcccctatagcagccagtatgtccctatatcccctaTAGCAGTCAGTATGTCCCTATGTCCCATATAGCAGTCGGTATGTCTCTATATCCCATTTATCagtcagtatgtccctatatcccctaTAGCAGCCAGTATGTCTCTATATCCCCTATAGTagtcagtatgtccctatatcccATATAGCAGTCAGTATGTCCCTATACCCCATATAGCAGCCAGTATGTCTCTATATCCCCTATAGTagtcagtatgtccctatatccACATAGCAGTCAGTAGGTCTCTATATCCCCTATGGCAGTCAGTATGTCTCTATATCCCATATATCATCCAGTATGTCCCTGTATCTCCTATAGCAGTCAGTAAGTCCCTATGTCCCCTATAGCAGTCAGTATGTCTCTATATCCCCTATAGCCgtcagtatgtccctatatcccacatagcagtcagtatgtccctatatcccctaTGGCAGTCAGTATGTCTCTATATCCCCTATGGCAGTCAGTATGTCCCTATGTCCGATATACCAGTCAGTATGTCCTTATATCCGATATAGCCTTCAGTATGTCTCTATATATGTCTCTATATCCCATATAGCAGTCGGTATGTCTCTATATCCCATATAGCAGTCGGTATGTCTCTATATCCCCTATAGCagtcagtatgtccctatatcccctaTAGCAGTCAGTATGTCTCTATATCCGATATAtcagtcagtatgtgtctatATCCCCTATAGCAGTCAGTATGTCTCTATGTCCCATATAGCAGTCAGTATGTCTCTATATCCCATATAGCAGTCAGTATGTCTCTATATCGGTCTCTATATGGGATATAGCAGTCAGTATGTCTCTATATCCGATATAGCagtcagtatgtccctatatccgatatagcagtcagtatgtccctgtatcccatatagcagtcagtatgtccctatatcccctaTGGCAGTCAGTATGTCCCTATGTCCCCTTTAGCAGTCAGTATGTCTCTATATCCCCTATAGCAGCCAGTATGTCTCTATATCCGATATAGCagtcagtatgtccctatatcccctatagcagtcagtatgtccctatatcccACATAGCAGTTAGTATGTCTCTATATcccctatagcagtcagtgtgtcccTATATCCCCTATAGCAGTCAGTATGTCCCCATATTCCCTATAGCagtcagtatgtccctatatcTCCTATAGCAGTCAGTATGCCCTATGTCCCCTATAGAAGTCAGTATGTCCCTATAGCCgtcagtatgtccctatatcccctatagccgtcagtatgtccctatagccgtcagtatgtccctatatcccctatagcagtcagtatgtccctatatTCCCTATGGCagtcagtatgtccctatatcccctaTAGCCGTCAGTATGTCCTTATATCCCCTATAGCCGTCAGTATGTCCCTATATTCCCTATGGCagtcagtatgtccctatatcccctatagccgtcagtatgtccctatatcccctaTAGCAGTCAGTATATCCATATATTCCCTATAGCagtcagtatgtccctatatcccctatagccatcagtatgtccctatatcccatatagcagtcagtatgtccctatatTCCCTATGGCagtcagtatgtccctatatcccctatagctgtcagtatgtccctatatcccctatggcagtcagtatgtccctatatcccctatagccgtcagtatgtccctatatcccctatagcagtcagtatgtccctatatTCCCTATGGCagtcagtatgtccctatatcccctaTAGCCGTCAGTATGTCCCTATATTCCCTATGGCagtcagtatgtccctatatcccctaTAGCCGTCAGTATGTCTCTATATCCCGCTATAGCCgtcagtatgtccctatatcccctatagccgtcagtatgtccctatatcccctatagcagtcagtatgtccctatatTCCCTATGGCagtcagtatgtccctatatcccctaTAGCCGTCAGTATGTCCCTATATTCCCTATGGCAGTCAGTATGTCTCTATATCCCCCTATAGCCgtcagtatgtccctatatcccctatagccgtcagtatgtccctatatcccctatagcagtcagtatgtccctatatTCCCTATGGCagtcagtatgtccctatatcccctatagccgtcagtatgtccctatatcccctatagcagtcagtatgtccctatatTCCCTATGGCAGTCAGTATGTCTCTATATCCCCCTATAGCCGTCAGTATGTTCCTATATCCCCTATAGCagtcagtatgtccctatatcccctatagccgtcagtatgtccctatatcccctatagcagtcagtatgtccctatattccctatagcagtcagtatgtccctatatcccctatagcagtcagtatgtccctatatcccctatagccgtcagtatgtccctatatcccctatagccgtcagtatgtccctatatcccctatagcagtcagtatgtccctatatcccctatagccgtcagtatgtccctatatcccctatagcagtcagtatgtccctatatcccctaTAGCCGTCAGCATGTCCCTATATTCCCTATAGCagtcagtatgtccctatatcccctatagcagtcagtatgtccctatatcccctatagccgtcagtatgtccctatatcccctatagcagtcagtatgtccctatatcccctatagccgtcagtatgtccctatatcccctatagccgtcagtatgtccctatatcccctatagcagtcagtatgtccctatatTCCCTATGGCagtcagtatgtccctatatcccctatagccgtcagtatgtccctatatcccctatagcagtcagtatgtccctatatcccctatagcagtcagtatgtccctatatcccctatagccgtcagtatgtccctatatcccctatagccgtcagtatgtccctatatcccctatagcagtcagtatgtccctatatcccctatagcagtcagtatgtccctatatcccctatagccgtcagtatgtccctatatcccctatagccgtcagtatgtccctatatcccctatagcagtcagtatgtccctatatcccctatagccgtcagtatgtccctatatcccctatagcagtcagtatgtccctatatcccctatagccgtcagtatgtccctatatcccctatagcagtcagtatgtccctatatcccctatagcagtcagtatgtccctatatcccctatagccgtcagtatgtccctatatcccctatagccgtcagtatgtccctatatcccctatagcagtcagtatgtccctatatcccatatagcagtcagtatgtccctatatcccctatagccgtcagtatgtccctatatcccctatagccgtcagtatgtccctatatcccctatagcagtcagtatgtccctatatcccctatagccgtcagtatgtccctatatcccctatagccgtcagtatgtccctatatcccatatagcagtcagtatgtccctatattccctatagcagtcagtatgtccctatatcccctatagccgtcagtatgtccctatatcccctatagccgtcagtatgtccctatatcccctatagcagtcagtatgtccctatattccctatagcagtcagtatgtccctatatcccctatagcagtcagtatgtccctatatTCCCTATGGCAGTCAGAATGTCCCTATATCCCCTATAGCagtcagtatgtccctatatTCCCTATGGCagtcagtatgtccctatatcccctatagctgtcagtatgtccctatatcccctatagcagtcagtatgtccctatatTCCCTATGGCagtcagtatgtccctatatcccctatagccgtcagtatgtccctatatcccctatagccgtcagtatgtccctatatcccctatagcagtcagtatgtccctatatcccctatagcagtcagtatgtccctatatcccctatagccgtcagtatgtccctatatcccctatagccgtcagtatgtccctatatcccctatagcagtcagtatgtccctatatTCCCTATGGCATtcagtatgtccctatatcccctatagccgtcagtatgtccctatatcccctatagcagtcagtatgtccctatatcccctatagcagtcagtatgtccctatatcccctaTAGCCGTCAGTATGTCCCTATATTCCCTATGGCagtcagtatgtccctatatcccctatagcagtcagtatgtccctatatcccctatagcagtcagtatgtccctatatTCCCTATGGCagtcagtatgtccctatatcccctatagccgtcagtatgtccctatatcccctatagccgtcagtatgtccctatatcccctatagcagtcagtatgtccctatatTCCCTATGGCagtcagtatgtccctatatcccctatagccgtcagtatgtccctatatcccctatagcagtcagtatgtccctatatcccctatagcagtcagtatgtccctatatcccctaTAGCCGTCAGTATGTCCCTATATTCCCTATGGCagtcagtatgtccctatatcccctatagcagtcagtatgtccctatatcccctatagctgtcagtatgtccctatatcccctatagctgtcagtatgtccctatatcccctaTAGCCGTCAGTATGTCCTTATCCCCTATAGCCgtcagtatgtccctatatcccctatagcagtcagtatgtccctatatcccctatagccgtcagtatgtccctatatcccctatagcagtcagtatgtccttatatcccctatagcagtcagtatgtccctatatcccctatagcagtcagtatgtccctatatcccctaTAGCAGTCAGTATGTCCTTATATCCCCTATAGCCgtcagtatgtccctatatcccctatagcagtcagtatgtccctatatTCCCTATGGCagtcagtatgtccctatatcccctatagcagtcagtatgtccctatatcccctatggcagtcagtatgtccctatatcccctatagcagtcagtatgtccctatatTCCCTATGGCagtcagtatgtccctatatcccctatagccgtcagtatgtccctatatcccctatagccgtcagtatgtccctatatcccctatagcagtcagtatgtccctatatTCCCTATGGCagtcagtatgtccctatatcccctatagcagtcagtatgtccctatatcccctatggcagtcagtatgtccctatatcTCCTATAGCCgtcagtatgtccctatatcccctatggcagtcagtatgtccctatatcccctatagcagtcagtatgtccctatatTCCCTATGGCagtcagtatgtccctatatcccctatagcagtcagtatgtccctatatACCCTATAGCCgtcagtatgtccctatatcccctaTGGCAGTCACTATGCCTGCGGTCTGCCTATTCCTTTTCCTTGGCATTGGCCTTTTTTACCCTGTAGTCATTTTATCTCTGCCCGTACCACAGTCAGTGTTTGCCAATCCCGCAGCCTATCTAACCATTCACAATAAATGTACCTCTGCCCTGTACCATCTGTAAGTGCTCGGCACTTAGTTTATCTCTGCATCTcagctacccccctccccccccactcaatTTATCTCTCTGTCCATCCTCTTTAGCAGTCTCTCTGTCAGACTCCCTGTCTCCCTTTTCAAGCTGTGTCTCGCCCCCCTCTCTAACAGTCTCTTTGCCCCCTAGGTGCCTCCCCCTTCGTTAGCCCAGCCGGAGGATGTGATCCGGTGTCTCCGCCTGTGGTGTGTGATCAGGGTCTCTCCGGAGTGGGCTGTGATCGGTGGCCTCAGTCAACCCCCTCGACTCATCATGTCCGAGGTGCTGCCATTCAGTGATGCTGAACAGCGGGGGCATTACGCGGACGGAGGGGGTGACATTGCAGGGCAGATACCCCTCACCTGTCGCCTCCAGGACACTGGAAACTTCTATGGCAGCTCGGGACAAGGTGGTGGCAAGAGACCCCCCAAATTGGGGCAAATTGGCCGCAGCAAAAGAGGTAAGAGTCCCAactactcacactcactgacttaCCCTCAACTGCAATATATCTCATTAGAGAGCAGCCAGACTTGCACGTTACCTCTGAGTGGCACTCACAATTGTTTACATTTACTGCAGTGAGTAACACTCACTGAGTGATCTATACTTCCCAACCGTCTATATTTTGTGTAAATGTCACTCACATAATCTGCAGTGAGTGGCATGTAGgtctgtttatattttaaaagcatacctcccaagtgtccctatttaggaatgtcagtccttattttgggcccaatccctctgtccctcttttccagGAACTCCGTGTTgttgctgtgtctgagtgtataacagagttccacagtaataatactcccagtaatgtgtctgagtgtataacagagctccacagtaataatactcccagtaatgtgtctgactgtatcacagagttccacagcaataatactcccagtaatgtgtctgagtgtataacagagctccacagcaataatactcccagtaatgtgtctgagtgtataacagagttccacagtaataatactcccagtaatgtgtctgactgtatcacagagctccacagcaataatactcccagtaatgtgtctgagtgtatagcagagccccacggcaataatactcccagtaatgtgtctgactgtatcacagagctccacagcaataatactcccagtaatgtgtctgagtgtataacagagttccacagtaataatactcccagtaatgtgtctgactgtatcacagagctccacagcaataatactcccagtaatgtgtctgagtgtatagcagagccccacggcaataatactcccagtaatgtgtctgactgtatcacagagctccacagcaataatactcccagtaatgtgtctgagtgtatagcagagccccacggcaataatactcccagtaatgtgtctgactgtatcacagagctccacagcaataatactcccagtaatgtgtctgagtgtataacagagttccacagtaataatactcccagtaatgtgtctgactgtatcacagagctccacagcaataatactcccagtaatgtgtctgagtgtatagcagagccccacggcaataatactcccagtaatgtgtctgactgtatcacagagctccacagcaataatactcccagtaatgtgtctgagtgtataacagagctccacagcaataatactcccagtaatgtgtctgagtgtataacagagccccacggcaataatactcccagtaacgtgtctgagtgtataacagagctccacagcaataatactcccagtaatgtgtctgggtgtataacagagctccacagcaatagtacttccagtaatgtgtttttaaactacaataaatgtgttaagaaatcagtctgtgtaaataagatacattgtttttgttataaattacattttacttgtataaattgttattagtaaataaCCTAAAATGTATCAAAACAGCACAGACCCTGGTTACACCCCTACTCACACTCACAACATCCCCATCCCTGGCTGCACATTCACTCAGAATGTCCCTGCCCCCCGCCACATCCCACTCACATTctgaacagccccacccctggccacaACCCCGTGCCCTCCATATGAGATGTTGAGAGGTGTGCTAAAATGAGTAATGCTCAAACACGTTTACATAAGAACGTGCAGTAAGAGGCCCTCAAATCGGATTATTATTGGCATTGATTGGCACTCAGATCTGTCTGTTATCACTCAGCAGTGAGTGGCACTCAGACTTGTTTACACGTCTGTGATGAGTGACACTGACGCttgtttaaattatatatcaataGTGAGTGACACCAGTAGTACGTCAAATTTTTTGTGTGAAGAAAGATATATTGTTGCTGATTGGACCTCATTATGAGTCAGTAACACTTTGTTTTTACATGGAGAAAAACTGGGCATTGCTGAGGATTGTCATTTGCTTTGGGCATGAATGGGCTACTTATACCCGCAGCCGATTCCATTCTATCAAACAGGAGATAGACCGGCCATACCATGCTTCGTCCACCGGCTAGTCTACTGGCTAGCGGCCATAGGAGGACATAAAAAGGGCATTAAAATGGCCACAGCTGCATTATGGTGCTTTTTACGGTGCCAGTACAGGGTTGGGTTCACAGCCACAAGGAAGTGGGGGACAGCGGTGTACCCCGTGTAATAAGTTACGGGATAATAAGAATTAGGATGAGGGAGCTTTGGTCAAGGCAGGATTTGGGGTTAGGGGATACATGCTTTAAGATTCTGTGAAGTGTAACTCCTACTGCTCTCAGCCATGACTCACCTTCAGCAATATTAGTCGAAACCTTGCTTATCAGATCATCACAACTCGCTGTTTAGTAAAGGCCTCTGTCCTCCACTGCTGATGTTAAAGTGTAATTTAAAATATACTATAGTATTCTAGCCTGAAATTGAGGGGAACATGTGGGGTGCGTGATATACCATGTATTCTAACTGTGATATTCTGCGTTTGTAGTTGTGATCGAAGATGAAAGGATTGACTCCGTTCTCACCATGTCAGAGAAGGCCCCGCCTGCTGTTTAAAAGTCTTTAAGGACCGCCTTTTTATTAGAtgtacacaaagaaaaaaaaaaacattaaaaaacccAACAACAAAGAAAGAGGGATCGtggatgtgaaaaaaaaataacgagTGCAGCTAGTAAGAATGATATCAAGCTGTCTGAAAGTATGTGATTCGCACTTCTGAAATCAATCTCTGGAGGTGAAGAATAACACAACAGAAGTGTGAGAAAAGAGACTGGGaggaaataaatgcaaaaaaaaacatagaaaaatgtATACTTAGCGGAGAAATTGGAAAAAAAGGAGTATTTTGGGATGCAGAACGTGTTCTGCACTGGACATGATGCTGGTGGGTCATTT
Proteins encoded in this window:
- the CAMK2N1 gene encoding calcium/calmodulin-dependent protein kinase II inhibitor 1, producing MSEVLPFSDAEQRGHYADGGGDIAGQIPLTCRLQDTGNFYGSSGQGGGKRPPKLGQIGRSKRVVIEDERIDSVLTMSEKAPPAV